Proteins encoded within one genomic window of Humulus lupulus chromosome 1, drHumLupu1.1, whole genome shotgun sequence:
- the LOC133824018 gene encoding uncharacterized protein LOC133824018, producing MLHNFQFKTKRSEPREYLVTYADETCNWLVRASMYRNQDLFKVRKCNPNHTCSVEIVLEDHRQAKSIVVGELIKNKYKSIKRNYTPNDIMNDMNDDFRVTMGYTKAWRSREKALRLGWRYLRPIIVVDGTFLKNAHGGTLFSASTLDSNNNIFMLAFGIADSKNDNSWLWFFSKVRDTYGEPEGLAIVSDRHMSIDNAVHMMYPNAFHGACMFHLLNNLKGKYGSHGEELQMKFIAAAKAYTKTKCEHYMRGLDRIDRRIRPYLEKAKYETWARSYSPTKRYTMMTSNITESLNVALKAARNLPIDILVECLRSLVQKCVWNNSNNANGTFTKVSTAIENELRHDIVSKMKYEVLSFNTIEYQVRDQKGINFTVNIHDRTCTCNRFQEDEIPCGHAVTVIARRNLSVYDYCEKFYITETLKALYQENVHHLPHKDEWNLPQHLDIIVLPPNATIPTGRPKKKRIRSRGEHKVIITCGKCAQPGHNRKTCRNPPFEKPNKQKKPKT from the exons ATGCTACATAACTTccagttcaaaacaaaaagatcagAACCTAGAGAGTACCTAGTTACTTACGCAGATGAAACATGCAACTGGTTGGTGAGAGCATCTATGTACAGAAATCAAGATTTATTCAAGGTACGAAAATGCAATCCAAATCACACTTGCTCTGTTGAAATTGTTTTGGAAGACCATAGGCAAGCAAAAAGCATCGTAGTTGGGGAattaataaagaataagtacaagtCAATCAAAAGAAATTACACTCCAAATGACATCATGAATGATATGAATGATGACTTCAGAGTAACTATGGGATACACAAAAGCATGGAGATCAAGAGAGAAAGCTTTGCGTCTA GGTTGGAGATACTTGAGGCCTataattgttgttgatggaactttcTTGAAAAATGCACATGGTGGTACCCTATTTTCAGCATCAACGTTAGATTCAAACAACAACATTTTCATGTTGGCTTTTGGAATAGCAGACTCTAAAAATGATAACTCATGGCTTTGGTTCTTCTCCAAAGTGAGAGACACCTATGGAGAACCCGAAG GACTGGCTATAGTTTCTGACAGACATATGAGCATAGACAATGCAGTACATATGATGTACCCAAATGCTTTCCATGGAGCTTGCATGTTTCACTTACTCAATAATTTGAAAGGCAAATATGGGAGCCATGGAGAAGAGCTACAAATGAAATTCATTGCAGCAGCAAAAGCATACACAAAGACAAAATGTGAACACTACATGAGAGGCCTTGATAGAATTGATAGACGCATTAGGCCCTATTTAGAAAAAGCCAAGTATGAAACTTGGGCAAGATCATACTCACCAACAAAAAGATACACCATGATGACATCCAACATCACAGAATCACTCAACGTTGCACTAAAAGCTGCAAGAAATCTCCCCATTGATATCTTGGTTGAATGCCTTAGAAGTTTGGTTCAAAAGTGTGTTTGGAACAACTCAAATAATGCAAATGGAACATTCACAAAAGTCTCTACAGCAATAGAGAATGAATTGAGACATGACATTGTTTCAAAAATGAAGTATGAG GTCTTGTCTTTCAACACAATAGAATACCAAGTTCGTGATCAAAAGGGGATAAATTTCACAGTAAATATACATGATAGAACATGTACTTGCAATAGGTTCCAAGAAGATGAAATACCTTGTGGCCATGCAGTAACCGTCATTGCAAGGAGAAACTTGAGTGTGTATGATTATTGTGAAAAATTCTACATAACAGAAACGTTGAAAgcattgtatcaagaaaatgttcATCATTTGCCCCATAAAGATGAATGGAATCTCCCACAACACTTGGACATAATAGTGCTGCCTCCAAATGCAACAATCCCTACAGGAAGaccaaaaaagaaaagaataagatcaAGAGGGGAACATAAAGTAATAATCACCTGTGGGAAATGTGCGCAACCAGGACATAACAGGAAGACTTGCAGGAATCCTCCATTTGAGAAGCCAAACAAACAGAAAAAGCCAAAGACATAG